A region from the Drosophila mauritiana strain mau12 chromosome 2L, ASM438214v1, whole genome shotgun sequence genome encodes:
- the LOC117150978 gene encoding uncharacterized protein LOC117150978 isoform X2 produces MDIALRGTNRASSTSTTGTGLHHAVSLGNIEVSTKTTYSSHMDRSYDSEDEHTGRRRLRHTLSTELHPHTSVYSRGDIREQYCLTDRQLHSIEQRPRRERFFGCLSRRGQTQSGSFLGGCVGRRVPSDENLAAYAPFEKYPRYQNSYTDTHELESSYFRRQPASILSTGKSGEADLGGRYTWIGQQQVTNNNPDYQSDHRATCCTAPLESFYQDVLLRNYYVELCAPPNPTPPTSHTNQIANLNVCSYHCPTYATMPTTHHQHHHQQQGGNVRTKHVSFARSHTLTSFDNVNAGFRSSGRLKTARSQERLIGGKKPIIATGSMYETLQPPLQAQQQPQQMQPQQSSTLPKTWLPPPVQLQPCQHHHAPIHLHQPIPDNMVGLIIPQPLPLALPLPSPEVLIVEKKFRNAMKTQATQTDAAARRQGQIGYNTQVLALSPRPPHRIKVVSQGAQTNGLQNGKKLTKSLSEIPNGKDGTSSHHYQQGSIYPHEMIYRTQSQDVTPLQTLSDAQNNIMYYKPPPPLLDAHSYGLGMEHLSRTRPSPSEQSVEYVNVNAAAVALNESFDYESNSLPRRACTSHTDFYSNSLPRRHITESSELMTDSVPLDFSQSHLLPPPSEYCKNDDEDVEEYYDEEEDHPHETESYSSEVCMEQAAQHRRMSMLPQMIDSPFRRDDLRRQSMPVYGQTEKLIDGFGPRSSFRRRDKVSCFPDEPPVVQEVRDEQEIFIDFKPHISPKPSPKLQLKHRKQHKAEIAMKKMQQQRMAQAAALTLPKPKSQPVEVEVRKVELEPSDEEEDEDEVSEPEEEDDGEEIDEDEQKLETDLQEDEEPLYENITPCGCRVAPQPDVENIQDKRSQFRKRSVSLDDDYEAKASETPTPTGLRLPSTPASPCRDELLANVSTYPSSDSLANDNTRDHSDGIWNESQVTVLTAEQRDISDGSYSSNLLLTPSSKRKNLLLQHQQRSSVDTDALDFEEQSPTYGLQTLPKIIKTPTPTTSRPTSTQPMMPPPAIAVTPSTNQILDSCVSSPLPKRSMVARGSVPDARQLMFTSGAAKQRHSDASFLPMGATDYARSADISECSTNTDEYATCTDTSKRTPGIKTPPTTTSSSSTTQVPVSTQSSQLEKTHAGSSFESASSLYSMREDLLQHDEKERDKQAPLTKAQLKSPIGSVAELTRKSPSHSISSTTSSGSCPVSGAAIKSPAKESLPQTVASSGTSQMKVSSAECIPPGVKPKPDSISEDERSEVRYSSSGYYESPHEEDDEEQGTRSKARRLRQEDERKRRKTSMKLDIEKENMRALTSPIKRPTGSSKITSPEQSISGTMDNGSSPSKMKRFRPKIRRQLRKSSREDVLAAAAVRRSRATPTIFGLSSGSGDTELLLDASMSTGAVAGTTTTAVTSVSAPSSASKLPTSESSVTTQPEAVVAPLPAKKPHSCATPTSLLSPKLPTTSGTQSKSTSDTFQLKAKSIESLRSVSPGSDSVFYSEADGNAASGEQSHCHHCGKEMEGKQQSNTISELAGDSVESIPYIEQDIVKPPSDFADSPVTTKTTQRLYKKMDKRFRSEERYHGERGRHYKTRQENIRAKSEERGRIPSLPNTPVLRPAGSSPCVLPDTEQSQHIIYKGHYDAGRYTRLTDDDLWTQLDHQCFDRSRERRASTESEKGFHAKYQVILHRLVQRRCTLEMYHRQKHNSFRVDKTVVVKSDSGEFGFRIHGSKPVVVAAIEPETPAESSGLEVGDIIISVNGVQVLDKHHTEVVKIAHDGCEKLELQVARTIGVLMHEQLEPPSQPIFSGYLWRQSGQAKGAPNTKKWVRRWFSLRPDNCLYYYKTEDDSQPVGAMIMAKHTVDLCPVDVGKPFAFKVDAGEGIPMYVAADSDEMANRWLQLLRQAASQDNQWLDKSARCLYQSPSNIQRPDCFGYLLKLGSRWCGWSKRYCVLKDACLYFYQDANSKSAFGMACLHGYKVASMSANASGKKNSFEIVPPETKLRHYFFCTESEMDKKRWISALEYSIDRWIKSG; encoded by the exons ATGGATATTGCCTTGCGTGGCACAAACAGAGCATCGTCAACATCAACGACTGGAACTG GTCTGCATCATGCTGTGTCATTGGGCAACATTGAGGTCTCCACCAAG ACCACCTACTCCAGCCACATGGATCGCAGCTACGACTCCGAGGATGAACACACTGGTCGCCGAAGACTTCGCCATACGCTGTCCACCGAGTTGCATCCTCACACTTCTGTCTACTCGCGCGGAGATATTCGGGAACAG TACTGCCTCACAGATCGCCAGCTGCACAGCATAGAGCAGCGTCCTAGGCGGGAACGGTTTTTTGGCTGCCTTTCGCGACGCGGTCAAACGCAATCGGGCAGTTTTTTGGGCGGCTGTGTGGGTCGGCGGGTGCCCTCCGATGAGAATTTGGCGGCCTATGCTCCATTTGAAAAATATCCACG CTACCAGAACAGCTACACGGACACACACGAATTGGAAAGTTCCTATTTTCGCCGTCAACCGGCCTCGATTCTGAGCACTGGTAAATCGGGTGAAGCGGACCTGGGTGGACGCTACACCTGGATTGGTCAGCAGCAGGTGACCAACAACAATCCCGACTACCAATCGGACCACAG GGCAACTTGTTGTACAGCACCACTTGAATCCTTTTACCAGGATGTTTTGCTACGGAATTATTATGTCGAGCTTTGCGCTCCACCAAATCCTACACCACCAACATCACACACCAATCAAATCGCTAATCTAAATGTTTG CTCGTATCACTGCCCCACATACGCCACAATGCCAACCACACACcatcagcaccaccaccaacaacaGGGCGGAAATGTCAG AACCAAACACGTGAGCTTTGCCAGGtcgcacacactcacaagTTTCGACAATGTGAATGCCGGATTCCGATCCTCAGGGCGTTTGAAAACGGCCCGAAGCCAGGAGAGATTAATTGGGGGCAAGAAGCCCATTATTGCCACGGGCTCCATGTACGAAACCCTCCAGCCCCCGCTCCAAGCCCAACAGCAACCGCAACAGATGCAGCCGCAACAGAGCTCCACCCTGCCAAAAACCTGGCTGCCACCACCAGTTCAACTGCAGCCATGCCAGCACCACCATGCTCCGATACACCTGCACCAGCCCATTCCAG ACAACATGGTCGGACTGATCATTCCACAGCCCCTGCCCTTGGCTCTTCCACTGCCCAGTCCCGAAGTTCTCATCGTCGAGAAGAAGTTCCGCAATGCCATGAAAACGCAGGCCACTCAAACAGATGCAGCAGCCCGTCGCCAGGGGCAAATTGGATACAATACCCAGGTCCTGGCTTTGAGTCCCCGACCACCACATCGCATTAAGGTGGTTTCCCAGGGGGCTCAAacgaacggcctgcagaatGGCAAAAAACTAACGAAAAGCCTCTCCGAAATACCCAATGGCAAGGATGGCACCTCCTCGCATCATTATCAACAGGG TTCCATATACCCGCATGAGATGATCTACCGCACTCAGTCGCAGGATGTGACCCCTTTGCAGACCCTTTCGGATGCCCAAAACAACATCATGTACTACAAACCGCCGCCACCATTGCTGGATGCCCACAGTTACGGACTGGGAATGGAGCACCTGAGCCGGACACGTCCTTCGCCATCCGAGCAAAGTGTGGAatatgtgaatgtgaatgctGCTGCAGTGGCTCTGAATGAAAGTTTCGACTACGAGAGCAACAGTTTGCCTCGACGAGCGTGTACCTCGCATACGGATTTCTATTCCAATAGCTTGCCTAGAAGGCATATCACCGAGAGCTCGGAACTAATGACCGATAGTGTTCCCTTGGACTTTAGCCAATCGCATTTATTGCCACCACCAAGTGAGTATTGCAAGAACGACGACGAGGATGTGGAGGAGTACTATGACGAGGAGGAAGATCATCCCCATGAAACGGAGAGCTATAGCTCAGAGGTCTGCATGGAGCAGGCGGCCCAACATCGCCGGATGTCCATGCTGCCCCAGATGATAGACTCCCCATTTCGTCGCGATGATCTGAGGCGTCAATCCATGCCGGTTTATGGTCAAACGGAGAAGCTCATCGATGGCTTTGGCCCAAGGAGCTCTTTTCGAAGGCGCGACAAGGTCAGCTGTTTTCCGGATGAGCCGCCAGTCGTTCAAGAAGTGCGGGATGAACAGGAgatatttattgattttaagCCGCACATTTCGCCCAAGCCGAGTCCCAAGCTCCAGCTGAAGCACCGTAAGCAGCACAAGGCGGAGATCGCCATGAAAAAgatgcaacagcagcgaaTGGCACAGGCGGCAGCTCTGACCCTGCCCAAGCCCAAGTCACAGCCAGTCGAAGTTGAGGTGAGAAAAGTTGAACTTGAGCCCAgcgatgaggaggaggacgaaGACGAGGTTTCCGAGCCCGAAGAGGAGGATGACGGCGAGGAGATCGATGAAGATGAGCAGAAACTAGAGACAGATCTGCAGGAGGATGAGGAACCGCTGTACGAGAACATAACGCCCTGTGGCTGCCGGGTGGCTCCTCAGCCAGATGTGGAGAATATCCAGGACAAACGCTCGCAATTCCGCAAGCGATCTGTCAGCTTGGATGATGACTACGAGGCCAAGGCATCTGAAACTCCCACACCAACTGGCCTGAGACTCCCATCAACTCCGGCCAGTCCTTGCCGCGATGAGCTGCTGGCCAATGTCTCAACTTATCCTTCCTCAGACTCGCTGGCCAATGACAATACCCGCGATCATTCCGATGGCATATGGAATGAGTCGCAGGTTACTGTCTTGACAGCTGAACAGAGGGACATATCCGATGGCTCCTACAGTTCCAACTTGCTGTTGACTCCCTCTTCGAAGAGAAAGAACCTACTGCTGCAGCATCAGCAGAGAAGCTCGGTGGACACCGATGCCCTGGATTTTGAGGAACAA AGTCCCACCTATGGCCTACAAACACTGCCGAAGATCATCAAGACCCCCACACCAACCACATCGAGGCCCACTTCCACACAACCAATGATGCCACCTCCAGCCATCGCCGTAACTCCATCTACAAATCAGATTCTGGACAGCTGCGTAAGTTCACCGCTGCCCAAGAGGAGCATGGTGGCCAGGGGATCGGTTCCGGACGCCCGACAGCTTATGTTCACTAGTGGAGCCGCCAAGCAAAG ACACTCGGATGCCTCGTTCCTGCCCATGGGCGCCACGGACTATGCGAGGAGTGCAGATATATCGGAGTGCAGTACGAATACAGATGAGTATGCCACCTGCACGGACACCTCGAAACGCACACCAGGTATTAAGACACCGCCGACCACCACCAGTTCATCGTCGACCACACAAGTGCCAG TTTCCACCCAGAGCTCGCAGTTAGAGAAGACGCACGCCGGCAGTTCCTTCGAAAGCGCCAGTTCCCTATACTCCATGCGGGAGGATCTCCTCCAGCACGACGAGAAGGAGCGGGATAAGCAGGCCCCTCTTACCAAGGCCCAACTGAAATCGCCCATTGGTTCAGTGGCAGAGCTGACCAGGAAATCGCCATCGCACTCGATCAGTAGTACCACCTCTTCAGGAAGCTGTCCCGTCTCGGGAGCGGCCATCAAATCTCCTGCCAAGGAAAGTCTGCCCCAAACGGTGGCCAGTTCGGGAACGTCCCAGATGAAAGTAAGCTCAGCAGAATGCATACCGCCTGGAGTTAAGCCCAAGCCGGATTCCATATCGGAGGATGAGCGCAGCGAAGTGCGGTACTCCTCGTCCGGTTATTACGAGAGTCCCCACGAGGAGGATGACGAAGAGCAGGGCACCAGGAGCAAGGCCCGCCGCCTGCGACAGGAAGACGAAAGAAAGAGGCGCAAGACAAGCATGAAGCTGGACATTGAGAAGGAGAACATGCGTGCCCTAACCAGTCCCATTAAAAGGCCCACAGGATCCAGCAAGATCACTTCGCCAGAGCAATCGATTTCTGGAACCATGGACAATGGCAGCAGTCCCAGCAAAATGAAACGCTTCCGTCCCAAGATACGCAGGCAGTTGAGAAAAAGTTCACGGGAAGATGTCCtggcggcggcagcggtacGCAGGAGtcgtgccacgcccactattTTCGGCTTAAGCAGCGGCAGTGGAGACACAGAGTTGCTGCTAGATGCCAGCATGTCAACTGGCGCCGTGGCAGGAACCACCACCACTGCCGTGACATCCGTATCAGCACCATCGTCCGCATCCAAGTTACCAACATCGGAGTCCTCAGTGACTACACAACCTGAGGCAGTAGTGGCTCCATTGCCGGCGAAGAAACCACACAGTTGCGCAACGCCCACATCCTTGCTGTCGCCCAAGCTGCCAACAACTAGTGGCACCCAATCGAAGTCCACATCGGACACCTTTCAGCTCAAGGCCAAGTCCATTGAGTCCTTGCGCTCCGTGTCGCCTGGATCCGATTCCGTGTTCTACAGCGAAGCCGATGGAAATGCGGCCAGTGGCGAGCAGAGTCACTGCCACCATTGCGGCAAGGAGATGGAGGGCAAGCAGCAGAGCAACACCATCAGCGAACTGGCTGGTGACTCGGTCGAGTCGATACCCTACATCGAGCAGGACATCGTCAAGCCTCCCTCGGACTTCGCCGACTCGCCGGTGACCACCAAGACCACCCAGCGGTTGTACAAAAAGATGGACAAGCGGTTCCGATCCGAGGAGCGGTATCATGGAGAAAGGGGCAGGCACTACAAAACCAGGCAGGAGAATATTAGGGCAAAG AGCGAGGAGCGTGGACGCATTCCCAGTCTTCCCAATACCCCCGTCCTGCGTCCTGCCGGCTCCAGTCCTTGTGTCCTGCCCGATACGGAACAGAGCCAGCACATTATCTATAAGGGACACTACGACGCAGGACGCTATACACGACTGACCGACGATGACTTGTGGACTCAACTGGACCATCAGTGTTTTG ACCGTTCCAGGGAGCGCAGAGCTTCCACTGAGTCGGAGAAGGGCTTCCATGCCAAGTACCAAGTGATCCTACATCGCCTCGTCCAGCGACGCTGCACATTGGAGATGTACCACCGCCAGAAGCACAACAGCTTCC GCGTGGACAAAACCGTGGTGGTCAAGAGCGATTCCGGCGAATTTGGCTTCCGTATTCACGGTTCCAAGCCCGTGGTAGTGGCCGCCATCGAACCGGAGACTCCGGCTGAGAGCTCTGGCTTGGAGGTGGGCGACATCATCATCTCCGTGAATGGCGTCCAAGTGCTGGACAAGCACCACACCGAGGTGGTCAAGATCGCACACGATGGCTGCGAGAAGCTGGAACTGCAGGTGGCCCGAACCATTGGGGTGCTAATGCACGAGCAACTGGAGCCGCCAAGTCAGCCCATATTTAGTGGATACCTGTGGCGGCAGAGTGGACAGGCCAAGGGAGCGCCCAATACCAAGAAATGGGTGCGTCGTTGGTTCTCCCTGCGACCCGATAATTGTCTGTACTACTACAAAACTGAAGAT GACTCTCAACCCGTTGGCGCCATGATCATGGCCAAGCACACTGTGGACTTGTGTCCGGTGGATGTGGGCAAGCCTTTTGCCTTCAAAGTGGATGCCGGCGAGGGTATTCCCATGTACGTGGCTGCCGACTCCGATGAGATGGCGAACAGGTGGCTCCAGCTGCTCAGGCAAGCGGCCTCCCAGGACAACCAGTGGCTGGACAAGAG TGCGCGGTGCTTGTACCAGAGTCCCAGCAACATTCAGCGGCCCGACTGCTTCGGCTACTTACTCAAATTGGGCTCAAGGTGGTGCGGCTGGTCGAAACGCTATTGCGTTCTAAAGGATGCCTGCCTCTATTTTTACCAAGATGCAAATAGCAAGAGTGCATTCG GCATGGCCTGCTTGCACGGCTACAAAGTGGCCTCGATGTCCGCCAATGCATCCGGCAAGAAGAACTCGTTCGAGATAGTGCCACCAGAGACGAAATTGCGTCACTATTTCTTCTGCACCGAAAGCGAAATGGATAAGAAGCG CTGGATATCCGCACTGGAGTACTCCATTGACCGCTGGATAAAGTCCGGGTAA